tatcccTGAAGGAAATGCACTATCTAAGACCAAGTTGTAATGGTGCAGTTATCTCAAATCACAGTAAAACTTTATTTCTTTTCCTCCCCATGCATGAGAAACTGATAACAGAACATAACATAATAGGAACATGTGTCAAAAAGATATGTGCAGAAGATTCATAGACAATGTGAAATAAAATGAAAACGGATGGAAATAGATTCCCTGAAAGAAAATAAGGAACTTATAACCAAGCTGTTACTTAACAGTTATCTCTCATATCTTACTAAAACATAATTTCTTTTCCTCCCCATGCATGAGAATTGGAACACAAGATTATGATGAGTCTATGTCATACTTCGTCTCCTCTATTCTTTTAAAACTTTCATTCCATAGTGAGTTGTGACCATTTAGCATAGCAGCAAGCTTACACTCTAAATTTGATACACAAATTCGGGATCCTGAATCAGTGTCACTTGACTAGAAGTTTCTCTTGATTTGTTGTACTGTTCACACTTAAAAGAGTTAAATTCCTTTTCAACAATCACAGACATCACACCTTCCAATAAATCATAAGAATTACTAACCAAACAATATTTAATTATCAACCAGTAAAAGAGAAACAAGAACCGCAACTCACCCAAAATGAGGGCCATTATATCCATATGGATCTTCAAGAAGCCTAGAATCATCAATCTTTGTTCTTAATGAAACAGAGTGAATTCCTAATGCATCTGGATACAGACCACAAAGAAAATGCAAAGATTTTTCCTGCCCAGGCTTTGACACATCCACATGAAGGAATAACTGATTTATGTCATCCTCATCATCCTCCCCTCCACCTCCAGGTATTATATTGGCCAAGCGCATTACAGAGATATTAATTTCCTCATTTCCATAGGTTCTATTGAGAACCGGGCCATTCCCATCGAGAGCTCCTTTCACTATGGTATAGGCTGATGGTGGGCTCACTTTCTACCAAGCataaaaacaaattaatattttgcTTTAAAACACATGTATACATATAAACATACTTCGAACATACAGAATCCCATCTAAATTAAACCAACAAAAATGCATACATCCATATGGACATGTATATGCTCTTCCTTAAGAAGCCTATacaattcttttttttctttggcaTAATTGTCACCAGGATTCGAACTAGGATCTTACAAGCTCGTTGGTCATAGAATTCTTAAAATCAATGAACCGAGAAAATCCCACATATTAAATTCCACTTAAAGACGTACATGATTAATCCATACGGGCCACCATTAAGTATAAAATATGTGTTAAAATGGAAGAGTAAGCTGGATAAACGTACCGGAGGAGGATTCATTTTGGAAATTTCCAGATAGTGTTCTTTGAGAGAGCGGAGCAACATGGAGTCGACGGCATTGGAGATGTTGGTAGTAGAGCGACGATTTGCTATCATGCGCCAGAATGGCTGCCGCACAGCGCCTTCCGTTAACAATTTCCTCAACATGGCACTCTTTCTCGATTCCTCTATGTGCcttttgttggggttttcagGGCGATAATTAACCGGTACAAAGCCACTAATGTCGACGGGCGGCCGTTTATGACAGGGAGACAGAGAACAGCGAGAGAGTGCTGGATGGAGGCGCAGTGCAGCGCAGCATATAAGCGGAAGCGTTGTCGCCAAGGGGCTATAGCGGCGTGGTGCAGGAGTGCAAGTCTTTTCAGCAAATGAACGGAGACGACATACCGGGAATCCACAGATAGGTATCAGGGACTGGCGTATTCGTTTCATTCGAATAAAACGACCGAGTTTTAACGCCTATTTATTTTGATGCTTTAAAGTACTAGCGTCTTTTTTTAcagaaatttcaaaaatatatatatatatatatgtaatttaaCTGTTTTCActttagaatttaaatttaaatttgtattAAAGTAATATCATAGATTATTTCACCATTAGTCAAAGACTATAAATAGTAGACTGTTTGAATTTGATAATATTGgcattttaaaaatgtaatacccggttagagtccgacatcggaattctactctCCGGTGTAATttaggatgtcggaaccctctagaagggtaagatttatatttttctaaagtcCTTGAGCATATTTTactgttttaagtataaaaggtaatgagttttgaaaagaaaagcaccaaggaagaaatgtcaggttcggccgccgaaggtgaagttcggccgccgaacatacatgagtttggaatcacgttaagccgccgaaggtgatctggccagccacctataaaaggccctagatcggtgaatggataagattttctttccatccacagacagaggtgagactaTGATCTttcttgggtgatcttcatgttttctttacatctttcaaagttttgatgagttttcttGATTGTttaaaggttttgagctaaaaaaccaaagttttgaagtgtggagactttgagggagagtttcttcATATCTCAACGTTGGAATTGTTTATCCTctcgttttcaagaggtaagtaaagatcctgaacttcttttcatgatttatgcaagttttatggagttttatgggtagagatgcatgtttaggtttatttgaggttttggttgctttgtggtcaaagcatgtatatgtgttgtgttgtgaggtttgttggggttttaagttagttttggacccctttgtgcctatacttgagtatatgcagg
This region of Manihot esculenta cultivar AM560-2 chromosome 10, M.esculenta_v8, whole genome shotgun sequence genomic DNA includes:
- the LOC110624038 gene encoding mitochondrial acidic protein MAM33 produces the protein MKRIRQSLIPICGFPVCRLRSFAEKTCTPAPRRYSPLATTLPLICCAALRLHPALSRCSLSPCHKRPPVDISGFVPVNYRPENPNKRHIEESRKSAMLRKLLTEGAVRQPFWRMIANRRSTTNISNAVDSMLLRSLKEHYLEISKMNPPPKVSPPSAYTIVKGALDGNGPVLNRTYGNEEINISVMRLANIIPGGGGEDDEDDINQLFLHVDVSKPGQEKSLHFLCGLYPDALGIHSVSLRTKIDDSRLLEDPYGYNGPHFGELDEKMRDALHSFIEERGVNESLFNFLQAWLYVKEHRNLMRWFKTVGGFINKNKSTKSV